The proteins below are encoded in one region of Passer domesticus isolate bPasDom1 chromosome 22, bPasDom1.hap1, whole genome shotgun sequence:
- the LOC135285310 gene encoding claudin-16-like has translation MTAALQVTAFGLTLLSTLFLLLATCTDCWMVNADDSLEISHKCRGLWRECVTNMQDGVRTCDQYDSILADHPVKIVVTRTLMITADLLACLALATLVLGLDCITFLKEDPNVKMKMCYGAGVILCAGSILGLIGSVWYAVDVYVERAMLVSHNIFLGVYYDFGWSCWLGMAGSMGCFVASVLLTCCLYACTGQSVSFHPILCQVAFCLAGIRGEGETQRAQRLLAGSSLTKGDPSVPNPVPFGWEGYTRQNRAE, from the exons AtgactgcagccctgcaggtgacaGCATTCGGGCTCACTCTTCTCTCAACACTCTTCCTGCTCCTGGCCACGTGCACGGACTGCTGGATGGTCAATGCTGATGACAGCTTGGAG ATAAGTCACAAATGCCGGGGCCTTTGGAGGGAGTGTGTCACCAACATGCAGGACGGGGTCAGGACCTGCGACCAATATGACTCAATTCTGGCTGACCACCCAG TGAAAATTGTGGTGACACGGACCCTGATGATCACGGCAGATCTTCTGGCTTGCCTTGCTTTGGCTACACTGGTCCTTGGGCTTGACTGCATCACATTCCTCAAGGAAGATCCTAATGTCAAAATGAAGATGTGCTATGGAGCTGGAGTCATACTCTGCGCTGGGA GCATCCTGGGGCTCATAGGCTCCGTGTGGTATGCAGTGGACGTCTACGTGGAGAGGGCCATGCTGGTGTCACACAATATATTCCTGGGAGTCTACTATGACTTTGGGTGGTCATgctggctggggatggctggCTCCATGGGCTGCTTTGTGGCATCTGTCCTGCTGACCTGCTGCCTCTATGCCTGCACAGGTCAGTCTGTCTCATTCCACCCTATCCTATGTCAAGTAGCTTTTTGCCTTGCAGGGATAAGGGGTGAAGGAGAAACTCAGAGGGCACAGAGGCTTCTTGCAGGGTCCAGCCTAACCAAGGGGGACCCCTCTGTGCCCAACCCTGTGCCCTTTGGCTGGGAAGGCTACACAAGGCAGAACAGGGCTGAGTGA